A genomic window from Paraburkholderia phytofirmans OLGA172 includes:
- a CDS encoding class II aldolase/adducin family protein, producing MTTLEMQPASPPKAAAMHPDEWRARVQLAACYRIFDMLGWTEMIYNHITLRVPASVSGGERHFLINPFGLHYSEVTASNLVKIDTQGRVLDNSPYPVNPAGFVVHAAIHEGLPDAHCVMHTHTTAGVAVACLENGLEQTNFYSAQLHDRIAYHDFEGITVHAEEGPRLLEHIGDKQAVILRNHGLLAWGRTLPQTFAILWTLNRACEIQMATFSMGRARPVPEDVAIRCSRDSLQFDPRHGGGQDVFDALVRRVDRIDASYKD from the coding sequence ATGACGACTCTTGAAATGCAGCCGGCGAGCCCGCCGAAGGCCGCCGCGATGCATCCGGACGAATGGCGGGCGCGCGTGCAACTGGCAGCGTGCTATCGCATCTTCGATATGCTCGGCTGGACCGAGATGATCTACAACCACATCACGTTGCGCGTGCCGGCGAGCGTGAGCGGCGGCGAGCGCCACTTCCTGATCAATCCATTTGGCCTGCACTACAGCGAAGTGACGGCGAGCAATCTCGTGAAGATCGACACACAAGGACGCGTGCTCGACAACTCGCCGTATCCGGTGAATCCCGCGGGTTTCGTCGTGCATGCGGCAATTCACGAAGGCTTGCCCGATGCGCACTGCGTGATGCACACACACACCACGGCCGGCGTCGCGGTGGCATGCCTCGAAAACGGCTTGGAGCAAACCAACTTCTATAGCGCACAGTTGCATGACCGCATCGCGTATCACGACTTCGAGGGCATCACGGTGCATGCGGAAGAAGGACCGCGTCTGCTCGAACATATCGGCGACAAACAGGCGGTGATCTTGCGCAACCATGGCCTGCTCGCATGGGGCCGCACGTTGCCGCAGACTTTCGCTATTCTGTGGACGCTCAACCGCGCATGCGAAATCCAGATGGCCACGTTCTCGATGGGCCGCGCGCGGCCTGTGCCGGAAGACGTGGCGATCCGCTGCTCGCGCGACTCGTTGCAGTTCGATCCGCGTCACGGTGGGGGGCAGGATGTGTTCGACGCGTTGGTGCGGCGCGTGGATCGCATCGACGCGAGCTATAAGGATTAA